The following proteins are encoded in a genomic region of Oreochromis aureus strain Israel breed Guangdong linkage group 8, ZZ_aureus, whole genome shotgun sequence:
- the csnk1db gene encoding casein kinase I isoform X1 — MLKESKMNCDKSQRLHALCFLIVTAVTEPALYGAPKCVWVSRVCISTCTDISVGEEVAIKLECVKTKHPQLHIESKIYKMMQGGVGIPTIKWCGAEGDYNVMVMELLGPSLEDLFNFCSRKFSLKTVLLLADQMISRIEYIHSKNFIHRDVKPDNFLMGLGKKGNLVYIIDFGLAKKYRDARTHQHIPYRENKNLTGTARYASINTHLGIEQSRRDDLESLGYVLMYFNLGSLPWQGLKAATKRQKYERISEKKMSTPIEVLCKGYPSEFATYLNFCRSLRFDDKPDYSYLRQLFRNLFHRQGFSYDYVFDWNMLKFGANRAAEEAERERRDRDDRLRHSRNPGARVPAAPGRPRGTQEGTVPTPLTPTSQTANTSPRQVSGMERERKVSMRLHRGAPINVSSSDLTGRQDTSRMSTSQNSIPYEHHTK, encoded by the exons ATGCTTAAAGAAAGCAAAATGAACTGTGATAAGAGCCAGAGGCTTCACGCGCTCTGCTTCCTTATAGTCACCGCCGTCACCGAGCCAGCGCTTTACGGTGCTCCAAAGTGTGTTTGGGTTTCCCGTGTCTGTATCAGTACAT GCACAGACATCTCAGTGGGAGAAGAAGTTGCGATCAAGTTAGAATGTGTGAAGACGAAACATCCGCAGCTCCACATCGAGAGCAAGATCTACAAGATGATGCAAGGAGGAG TGGGCATCCCAACAATAAAGTGGTGTGGAGCTGAAGGCGACTACAATGTGATGGTGATGGAGCTGCTGGGACCCAGCCTAGAGGATCTCTTCAACTTTTGTTCCCGCAAGTTCAGCCTGAAGACGGTCCTGCTGCTCGCTGACCAGATG ATCAGTCGCATCGAGTACATTCACTCAAAGAACTTCATTCACAGAGACGTGAAGCCGGATAACTTCCTGATGGGACTCGGCAAAAAGGGCAACTTGGTGTACATTATTGACTTTGGTCTGGCTAAAAAGTACCGAGACGCTCGCACGCACCAGCACATCCCATACCGCGAGAACAAGAACCTGACTGGCACCGCTCGCTACGCCTCAATCAACACTCATCTTGGGATCG AGCAGTCGAGGCGTGATGACCTTGAGTCGTTGGGATACGTCCTCATGTATTTCAATCTGGGCTCGCTGCCTTGGCAGGGGCTGAAGGCCGCTACCAAGAGGCAGAAGTACGAACGCATCAGTGAGAAGAAAATGTCCACGCCGATCGAGGTGCTCTGCAAAGGCTACCCCT CTGAGTTTGCCACCTATCTGAACTTTTGTCGCTCCCTGCGCTTCGATGACAAGCCCGATTACTCGTACTTACGGCAGCTCTTCAGAAACCTGTTCCACAGACAGGGCTTCTCCTACGACTACGTGTTTGACTGGAACATGCTGAAGTTT GGAGCCAACCGTGCAGCAGAGGAAGCAGAACGGGAGCGTCGGGATCGGGACGACCGGTTGAGGCACAGCAGGAACCCCGGGGCCAGAGTCCCTGCTGCACCCGGGCGCCCTCGAGGGACCCAGGAGGGAACAGTGCCCACCCCGCTAACACCCACCTCACAGACAG CTAACACGTCTCCTCGACAAGTGTCCGGGATGGAGCGTGAGCGAAAGGTTAGCATGAGGCTGCACCGCGGCGCTCCGATCAACGTGTCATCCTCGGATCTGACCGGGCGACAGGACACCTCCCGCATGTCCACCTCACAG AATAGCATTCCCTACGAGCATCACACCAAGTAG
- the csnk1db gene encoding casein kinase I isoform X2 produces the protein MELRVGNRYRLGRKIGSGSFGDIYLGTDISVGEEVAIKLECVKTKHPQLHIESKIYKMMQGGVGIPTIKWCGAEGDYNVMVMELLGPSLEDLFNFCSRKFSLKTVLLLADQMISRIEYIHSKNFIHRDVKPDNFLMGLGKKGNLVYIIDFGLAKKYRDARTHQHIPYRENKNLTGTARYASINTHLGIEQSRRDDLESLGYVLMYFNLGSLPWQGLKAATKRQKYERISEKKMSTPIEVLCKGYPSEFATYLNFCRSLRFDDKPDYSYLRQLFRNLFHRQGFSYDYVFDWNMLKFGANRAAEEAERERRDRDDRLRHSRNPGARVPAAPGRPRGTQEGTVPTPLTPTSQTANTSPRQVSGMERERKVSMRLHRGAPINVSSSDLTGRQDTSRMSTSQNSIPYEHHTK, from the exons ATGGAGCTGAGAGTGGGCAACCGCTACCGGCTGGGCAGGAAGATCGGGAGTGGGTCGTTCGGGGACATCTACTTAG GCACAGACATCTCAGTGGGAGAAGAAGTTGCGATCAAGTTAGAATGTGTGAAGACGAAACATCCGCAGCTCCACATCGAGAGCAAGATCTACAAGATGATGCAAGGAGGAG TGGGCATCCCAACAATAAAGTGGTGTGGAGCTGAAGGCGACTACAATGTGATGGTGATGGAGCTGCTGGGACCCAGCCTAGAGGATCTCTTCAACTTTTGTTCCCGCAAGTTCAGCCTGAAGACGGTCCTGCTGCTCGCTGACCAGATG ATCAGTCGCATCGAGTACATTCACTCAAAGAACTTCATTCACAGAGACGTGAAGCCGGATAACTTCCTGATGGGACTCGGCAAAAAGGGCAACTTGGTGTACATTATTGACTTTGGTCTGGCTAAAAAGTACCGAGACGCTCGCACGCACCAGCACATCCCATACCGCGAGAACAAGAACCTGACTGGCACCGCTCGCTACGCCTCAATCAACACTCATCTTGGGATCG AGCAGTCGAGGCGTGATGACCTTGAGTCGTTGGGATACGTCCTCATGTATTTCAATCTGGGCTCGCTGCCTTGGCAGGGGCTGAAGGCCGCTACCAAGAGGCAGAAGTACGAACGCATCAGTGAGAAGAAAATGTCCACGCCGATCGAGGTGCTCTGCAAAGGCTACCCCT CTGAGTTTGCCACCTATCTGAACTTTTGTCGCTCCCTGCGCTTCGATGACAAGCCCGATTACTCGTACTTACGGCAGCTCTTCAGAAACCTGTTCCACAGACAGGGCTTCTCCTACGACTACGTGTTTGACTGGAACATGCTGAAGTTT GGAGCCAACCGTGCAGCAGAGGAAGCAGAACGGGAGCGTCGGGATCGGGACGACCGGTTGAGGCACAGCAGGAACCCCGGGGCCAGAGTCCCTGCTGCACCCGGGCGCCCTCGAGGGACCCAGGAGGGAACAGTGCCCACCCCGCTAACACCCACCTCACAGACAG CTAACACGTCTCCTCGACAAGTGTCCGGGATGGAGCGTGAGCGAAAGGTTAGCATGAGGCTGCACCGCGGCGCTCCGATCAACGTGTCATCCTCGGATCTGACCGGGCGACAGGACACCTCCCGCATGTCCACCTCACAG AATAGCATTCCCTACGAGCATCACACCAAGTAG
- the LOC116330718 gene encoding monocarboxylate transporter 4-like — translation MGGAVVDDGPPGVKAPDGGWGWAVLAGCFVITGFSYAFPKAVSIFFKDLIQEFEVGYSATAWISSILLAMLYGTGPLCSVLVNRFGCRPVMMVGGVFASVGMILASFAKSITHIYLCTGVITGLGLAMNFQPSLIMLNCYFSEKRPLANGLAAAGSPVALCCLSPLGQTLQNQYGWRGGFLILGGMLFNCCACGALMRPLSTPKKSQMLEENTLMAADKPKAKKKLLDFSVFKDRGFVIYAIAASVMVLGLFVPPVFVVSYAKGLGYKDTNSALLLSILGFVDMFARPASGLIAGMKRVRPRSVYLFSFAMIFNGCTDIIGSQAKNYVGLVVFCIFFGISYGMVGALQFEVLMAIVGKEKFSSAIGLVLLMEAVAVLVGPPGAGRLLDATHQYMYVFLLAGCEVTVSAFVIATGNFLCIRREREDGQAKIEMAVSAAELEGLNQAGNEEHDGGKKEQTGKENGKVRVLKGQEDMTVTEAPEDTGN, via the exons ATGGGAGGAGCAGTGGTGGATGATGGACCTCCTGGAGTGAAGGCGCCAGATGGAGGCTGGGGTTGGGCAGTGTTGGCAGGATGCTTCGTCATCACTGGCTTCTCATATGCTTTCCCGAAGGCTGTCAGCATCTTCTTCAAGGACCTTATTCAAGAGTTTGAGGTTGGCTACAGTGCCACTGCTTGGATCTCCTCAATACTGCTTGCCATGCTATATGGCACAG GCCCTCTGTGCAGTGTGCTGGTGAACAGATTTGGCTGTCGGCCAGTGATGATGGTTGGAGGAGTCTTTGCTTCAGTGGGAATGATTCTGGCTTCCTTTGCCAAAAGCATCACACACATTTACCTCTGCACTGGAGTTATTACAG gTCTGGGTCTAGCAATGAACTTCCAGCCATCTCTGATAATGTTGAACTGCTACTTCAGTGAGAAGCGTCCTCTAGCCAATGGCCTGGCAGCAGCAGGCAGCCCTGTGGCGCTATGCTGTCTCTCCCCATTGGGGCAGACTCTCCAAAACCAGTATGGCTGGCGGGGTGGATTCCTTATACTAGGAGGCATGCTGTTCAACTGCTGTGCCTGTGGTGCTCTCATGCGGCCTCTGTCAACCCCTAAGAAGTCCCAGATGCTGGAAGAAAACACTCTGATGGCTGCAGACAAACCAAAGGCAAAGAAGAAACTATTAGACTTCAGTGTGTTCAAGGACAGAGGTTTTGTAATCTATGCCATTGCAGCTTCTGTTATGGTGCTAGGCTTGTTTGTGCCGCCTGTGTTTGTGGTCAGTTATGCTAAAGGCCTTGGCTACAAGGACACCAACTCGGCACTGCTGCTCTCGATCTTAGGATTTGTTGATATGTTTGCCCGACCTGCATCAGGACTCATAGCAGGCATGAAGCGTGTGCGACCTCGAAGCGTCTACCTCTTCAGCTTTGCTATGATCTTCAATGGCTGCACCGACATCATAGGATCGCAG GCAAAGAACTATGTTGGTCTGGTGGTCTTCTGTATTTTCTTTGGTATATCATATGGGATGGTTGGAGCACTTCAGTTTGAGGTCCTCATGGCCATTGTGGGGAAAGAGAAGTTTTCCAGTGCCATCGGCCTGGTGCTGCTAATGGAAGCTGTTGCTGTGCTGGTGGGACCTCCTGGAGCAG GTCGGCTCTTGGACGCTACCCATCAGTACATGTACGTGTTCCTGTTGGCGGGCTGTGAAGTCACAGTTTCTGCCTTTGTCATCGCCACTGGGAACTTTCTTTGCATTAGGAGGGAACGAGAAGATGGACAGGCTAAGATTGAGATGGCTGTAAGTGCTGCTGAGCTGGAGGGCCTCAACCAGGCGGGAAACGAAGAACACGACGGAGGCAAAAAGGAGCAGACgggaaaagaaaatggaaaagtcCGTGTTTTGAAAGGGCAGGAAGACATGACGGTGACGGAGGCACCGGAAGACACCGGGAATTAA